In Intestinibacillus sp. Marseille-P6563, a single genomic region encodes these proteins:
- a CDS encoding ABC-F family ATP-binding cassette domain-containing protein, which yields MADITVQNLTKYYGDRLILSDLTFDIQPGEKVAILGPNGAGKTTLLHILAGRLDYDSGVVAIGAGRAVGMIDQMPDYPAEVTVEDVLRSAFRDAHRVQDEMQRLEREMAAHPEDEDLLRRYGVLQQKLDALGGYNRDFEVDKVCNGLDIPPARRAQPFAQLSGGEKTRVNLARIILEQTDILLLDEPTNHLDMDAVRWLGDYLDAYPGTVVTVSHDRYFLDQCCERIIEVHDNTIEFYAGSYSFYAVERERRYEQQLREHENQMAEKKRLESVARIMHEHGTEHLAKRAASIEKRIARMKVTDRPRREKQMNVSFGDPNYETEEVLKVRGITKSYDGRKILQDVTFNVRNGERVAILGDNGAGKTTLLKILLGEEVADDGTVKKGVGLRPAYLPQIVHFANENRNLIDTLIYDKNVTMQTARNRLGAFKFSGEDQLKTVKTLSGGEKSRLRLCELMYDPLNMLILDEPTNHLDLLSREWIEEAVEAFTGTLLFVSHDRYFVERFATRVLYLENGTYLDYTGTYEQFLAYRERLRSEQVAQTPVQAPKADKPQKPRPKGGTKNKAKRLAVLEREISQMEAKLADLDNQINHNAADPEKLMGLLAEKDEADAELLEKMDEWERLSEELEGE from the coding sequence TTGGCTGATATCACCGTACAAAATTTGACCAAATACTATGGCGACCGGCTGATTTTATCCGATTTGACGTTCGATATCCAGCCGGGCGAAAAAGTGGCCATTTTGGGCCCGAACGGCGCGGGCAAAACCACCCTGCTGCATATTTTGGCCGGCCGGCTGGACTATGACAGCGGCGTGGTAGCCATCGGCGCCGGGCGCGCGGTGGGCATGATCGACCAGATGCCCGACTACCCCGCCGAAGTGACCGTCGAGGACGTACTGCGCTCGGCCTTCCGCGACGCCCACCGGGTGCAGGACGAGATGCAGCGGCTGGAGCGGGAAATGGCCGCTCATCCCGAGGATGAGGACCTGCTGCGCCGCTATGGCGTCTTGCAGCAAAAGCTGGACGCGCTGGGCGGCTACAACCGCGACTTTGAGGTCGATAAGGTCTGCAACGGCCTGGACATTCCCCCGGCCCGCCGGGCGCAGCCGTTCGCCCAGCTGTCGGGCGGCGAAAAAACGCGCGTCAACCTCGCGCGTATCATTTTGGAGCAAACCGACATCCTATTACTGGACGAGCCGACCAATCATCTGGATATGGACGCGGTGCGCTGGCTGGGCGACTATCTGGACGCCTATCCGGGCACGGTCGTCACCGTATCGCATGACCGCTACTTCCTCGACCAGTGCTGCGAGCGCATCATCGAAGTGCACGACAATACGATCGAGTTCTATGCGGGGTCGTACTCGTTCTATGCGGTCGAGCGCGAGCGCCGCTATGAGCAGCAGCTGCGCGAACACGAAAACCAGATGGCCGAGAAAAAGCGGTTGGAAAGCGTGGCGCGCATTATGCACGAGCACGGCACCGAGCATCTGGCCAAGCGCGCGGCCTCGATCGAAAAGCGCATTGCGCGCATGAAAGTCACCGACCGCCCGCGCCGCGAAAAGCAGATGAACGTGTCTTTCGGCGACCCGAACTATGAAACCGAAGAAGTACTCAAGGTGCGTGGGATTACAAAGAGTTATGATGGCCGAAAAATATTACAGGACGTAACCTTTAACGTGCGCAACGGCGAGCGGGTGGCCATTCTGGGTGACAACGGCGCGGGCAAGACCACGCTGCTGAAAATCCTGCTGGGCGAGGAAGTTGCCGACGACGGCACGGTCAAGAAGGGCGTCGGCCTGCGGCCGGCCTACTTGCCCCAGATTGTCCACTTTGCAAACGAAAATCGCAACCTGATCGATACCCTCATTTACGACAAAAATGTCACCATGCAGACCGCGCGCAACCGTCTGGGTGCGTTCAAGTTCTCGGGCGAGGACCAGCTCAAGACGGTAAAGACCCTGTCGGGCGGCGAAAAGAGCCGTCTTCGGCTGTGCGAACTCATGTATGACCCGCTGAACATGCTCATTTTGGACGAGCCGACCAACCATTTAGACCTCTTGAGCCGCGAATGGATCGAAGAAGCGGTGGAAGCGTTCACGGGCACGCTGCTGTTCGTGTCGCACGACCGGTACTTTGTCGAGCGGTTCGCCACCCGCGTCCTTTATCTGGAAAACGGCACCTATCTGGATTATACGGGCACGTACGAGCAGTTTTTGGCCTACCGGGAGCGGCTGCGCAGCGAACAGGTCGCCCAGACGCCGGTGCAGGCTCCCAAGGCCGACAAGCCGCAAAAGCCCCGTCCCAAGGGCGGCACCAAGAACAAAGCCAAGCGGCTGGCCGTTTTGGAGCGGGAAATCTCGCAAATGGAGGCCAAGTTGGCCGATTTGGATAACCAAATCAACCACAACGCGGCGGACCCGGAAAAACTGATGGGCCTGCTGGCCGAAAAGGATGAGGCCGACGCCGAATTGCTGGAAAAAATGGACGAATGGGAACGCTTGAGCGAGGAGCTGGAAGGCGAATGA